The following are encoded in a window of Plectropomus leopardus isolate mb chromosome 23, YSFRI_Pleo_2.0, whole genome shotgun sequence genomic DNA:
- the LOC121962440 gene encoding uncharacterized protein LOC121962440 produces MASAQSSSSETLPLDKHLTCSICMDLFVDPVTTACGHSFCKGCLDRSFNCNDRICPLCKQHQSKIPEVNITLRSIVEEMNKTLVEDDEKFTGAPGEVPCDICVERKLKAKKSCLVCLASYCSTHLENHSSTQRLKGHKLVEPVDNLDERACLKHGRPLELYSRKKERCICVRCMEEDQEEVVSTEDEWGKKKAKLENTKEELQEKIEKRKARVDEIDRLLTICKEQLESEWWDIDDVFTAVLAIVEEAHAAAQKPLKDRREALEKEAKHINTKLEAEINRLEKAISELDDISALEDHILFLQSYPSLQDLDSIKDSTDLEFDTSLTFGTMRKTTTAMMERIQQDLEKLTAIELQRVPEFTVDVKLDPTTAHRHLVLSDDGKEVKDGGEDQEVDETPERFDLFASILGLNRLTSGKSYWEVDVSDKTGWDLGVARGDANRTGKLLLNTKNGYWVTVHYEGDKYAALTVPPVCLSLKDKPKKVGVFVDYEEGLVSFYDMTAESHIYSFTECSFGDELLPYFSPHVKQDEKNSDPLIISAVTHREQDVICREECASLCSAELDLHFILFHVQVNKSVRERPPIPPKVKVPPTFPAPAVRPKEQRREVQTLSQANSANSAAAEGTAKKDPKPLCEAAQPGFYTGMKVKELTQMFSGTTTQGTAVRPKKKQGEEQKVLQELSEAVKAKVTAVQPKEKDKEDPQNKADSTNANTQMNSASAETTTAEDHDTDFSGLKVKELALMFSAATTKETAVRPKMKHREEQKPSQVPDRTRADIKHKIQMREQNVTQGNSSVKAPESLQGSLDAEWLEINSVLSEVVRAAEDAQEKFLYLSLYSLRTTTTTMMEQIHQKMEKISSIELKWISKFAVDVRLDPSTAHRCFVSADGKKVSGTEVKPDAHGRFGDVLGLNRLSSGKSYWEVVVSSRSGWNLGVVRGDVNHKGKLLLNPGNGYWVTEYHDNKYAALTAPPVRLSLKAKPQKVGVFVDYEEGLVSFYDVPARSHIYSFTECRFTGEIYPYFSLYPKENGESADPLIISAVKYL; encoded by the exons ATGGCGTCCGCTCAATCATCATCCAGTGAAACCCTCCCACTGGACAAGCACCTGACATGCTCCATCTGTATGGATCTGTTTGTGGATCCTGTCACCACAGCTTGTGGCCACTCCTTTTGTAAGGGATGTCTGGACCGCAGCTTCAACTGCAATGACAGGATTTGCCCCCTGTGCAAGCAGCATCAGAGTAAAATCCCAGAGGTGAACATCACCCTGAGAAGCATTGTTGAAGAGATGAACAAGACCCTGGTAGAAGACGATGAGAAGTTCACTGGGGCACCTGGCGAAGTGCCCTGTGACATTTGCGTAGAGCGAAAGCTGAAGGCTAAGAAGTCATGTCTGGTCTGTCTCGCCTCGTATTGTTCAACCCACCTGGAGAATCACTCGTCGACTCAAAGGTTGAAGGGCCACAAGTTGGTGGAACCAGTGGATAACCTGGATGAGAGGGCCTGTCTGAAGCATGGACGACCTTTGGAGCTTTACAGCAGGAAGAAGGAGAGATGCATTTGTGTACGCTGTATGGAGGAAGATCAGGAGGAAGTTGTTTCTACTGAAGACGAATGGGGCAAGAAGAAG gCCAAGCTTGAAAATACAAAGGAAGAGTTACAAGAGAAAATTGAGAAGAGAAAAGCACGGGTGGATGAAATTGATAGATTACTGACGATCTGCAAG GAGCAGTTGGAGAGTGAGTGGTGGGATATTGATGATGTGTTCACAGCTGTACTTGCCATTGTAGAGGAGGCTCATGCGGCAGCTCAAAAGCCACTAAAGGACAGGAGGGAGGCTCTGGAGAAAGAGGCAAAACACATCAATACAAAGCTGGAAGCAGAGATCAACAGGCTTGAGAAAGCCATCTCTGAGCTGGACGATATATCTGCACTTGAGGATCACATCCTTTTCCTTCAG AGTTACCCATCTCTTCAAGACCTGGACAGCATTAAAGACTCCACAGACCTGGAGTTTGACACATCTCTGACATTTGGCACCATGAGAAAGACCACAACAGCCATGATGGAACGAATTCAACAGGACCTAGAGAAGCTGACCGCCATCG AACTTCAAAGAGTTCCAGAGTTTACAG TGGATGTAAAGTTGGATCCAACCACAGCGCACCGACACCTCGTTCTTTCTGATGATGGGAAGGAAGTgaaagatggaggagaggacCAGGAAGTAGATGAAACTCCAGAGAGGTTTGATTTGTTTGCCAGCATCCTGGGGCTCAACAGGTTGACCTCTGGGAAGTCATACTGGGAGGTGGACGTCAGCGACAAGACCGGATGGGACTTGGGTGTGGCAAGAGGCGACGCAAACCGCACAGGGAAGCTTTTGCTGAACACAAAAAATGGTTACTGGGTCACAGTACATTATGAAGGTGATAAGTACGCAGCCTTAACAGTGCCACCAGTTTGTCTTTCTCTAAAAGACAAACCTAAAAAAGTTGGTGTGTTCGTGGACTACGAGGAAGGTCTCGTGTCCTTCTACGACATGACGGCTGAATCTCACATCTACTCTTTCACTGAGTGTTCGTTCGGTGATGAGCTCCTCCCGTACTTCAGTCCACATGTAAAGCAAGATGAGAAAAACTCTGAtcctttgattatttctgctgtgacacATCGTGAGCAAGACGTGATATGCCGTGAAGAATGTGCGAGTTTGTGTTCAGCTGA AttagatttacattttattctgttCCATGTTCAGGTGAATAAATCAGTCAGGGAGCGTCCACCTATTCCACCCAAG GTGAAGGTGCCTCCGACATTCCCAGCACCAGCAGTTCGACCAAAGGAACAGCGCAGGGAAGTTCAAACATTATCACAG GCAAATTCAGCGaattctgcagcagctgagggcACAGCTAAGAAGGATCCCAAACCAT tgtgtgagGCTGCGCAGCCTGGTTTTTACACTGGCATGAAG GTGAAGGAACTGACCCAGATGTTTTCAGGGACCACAACCCAGGGAACAGCAGTCCGACCAAAGAAGAAACAAGGGGAGGAACAGAAAGTATTACAG GAGCTTTCAGAAGCCGTCAAAGCGAAAGTAACAGCAGTCCAACCGaaggagaaagacaaagaggatcCACAG AATAAAGCAGAttcaacaaatgcaaacaccCAAATGAATTCTGCTTCTGCAGAAACCACAACTGCAGAGGATCATGACACAGATTTCTCTGGTCTGAAG GTGAAGGAACTGGCCCTGATGTTTTCAGCTGCCACAACTAAGGAAACTGCAGTCCGACCGAAGatgaaacacagagaggaacAAAAGCCATCACAG GTACCGGACAGAACCCGAGCTGACATAAAGCACAAAATCCAGATGAGAGAACAAAATGTGACTCAAGGCAACTCATCTGTAAAAGCCCCTGAG TCTTTACAGGGCAGTTTGGATGCTGAATGGCTGGAGATCAACAGTGTGCTCTCAGAGGTGGTGAGAGCTGCAGAGGATGCTCAGGAGAAGTTCCTTTACCTTTCATTGTACTCTCTGAggacgacaacaacaacaatgatggAACAAATTCaccagaaaatggaaaaaatctCCTCTATTG AGCTGAAATGGATTTCCAAGTTTGCAG TGGATGTAAGGCTGGACCCGAGCACTGCACACAGATGCTTTGTTTCTGCAGATGGGAAGAAAGTGAGTGGCACAGAAGTGAAACCGGATGCTCACGGGAGGTTTGGCGACGTCCTGGGACTCAACAGGTTGTCTTCTGGGAAGTCATACTGGGAAGTTGTTGTCAGCAGCAGGTCAGGGTGGAATCTGGGTGTTGTGAGAGGTGACGTAAACCACAAGGGGAAACTCTTGCTAAACCCAGGCAACGGTTACTGGGTGACCGAATATCATGACAACAAGTACGCAGCCCTAACAGCTCCACCAGTTCGTCTTTCCCTGAAAGCGAAACCACAAAAGGTTGGGGTGTTTGTGGATTACGAGGAAGGTCTCGTGTCCTTCTACGATGTGCCGGCTCGATCTCACATCTACTCGTTTACCGAGTGTCGGTTCACCGGAGAAATCTACCCCTATTTCAGTTTGTACCCTAAAGAAAATGGTGAGAGCGCTGATCCTCTGATTATCTCAGCTGtgaaatatttgtaa
- the LOC121961954 gene encoding E3 ubiquitin-protein ligase TRIM47-like, whose product MHVHAHMQTQTLRFDLMSEPPKCCICLDEFTRPVPLPCGHCFCLSCIGEYWRINGACQCPLCKALFPSRPQLKTDHTLHAAAQTEEAAAPLKSGEVVCDFCPAKRRAIKSCLKCLASYCTSHLEPHYQSEELGRHLLISVVKNLEDSVCRLHGRQLNRFCRSDQAFICAMCAQTEHRGHRIVSINKEAAKKKVKLKWRRMKIQQAIQERLSRVDTIKLSADLSGENPKETWAQNKELIRQLEEEILELRRRNAELEQLSQTEDDLHFLQRFLHTASS is encoded by the exons AtgcatgtacatgcacacatgcaaacacagacatTACGTTTTGACCTCATGTCAGAGCCTCCTAAGTGCTGCATCTGTCTGGATGAGTTCACCAGGCCTGTCCCCCTCCCCTGTGGACACTGCTTCTGCCTGAGCTGTATTGGCGAATACTGGAGGATCAATGGGGCCTGTCAGTGCCCCCTCTGCAAGGCCCTCTTCCCCTCCAGGCCACAGCTCAAAACAGACCACACACTACATGCTGCTGCCCAGACTGAGGAAGCAGCTGCGCCTTTAAAAAGCGGAGAGGTTGTCTGTGATTTCTGCCCAGCGAAGCGAAGAGCAATCAAGTCCTGCCTGAAGTGCCTGGCCTCATATTGCACCTCTCATCTGGAGCCACACTACCAGAGTGAAGAGCTTGGGCGCCATCTCCTGATCAGTGTGGTGAAGAACCTGGAGGACTCTGTGTGTAGACTGCACGGGAGGCAGTTAAACAGGTTTTGCAGGAGTGATCAAGCCTTCATCTGTGCCATGTGTGCCCAGACAGAACACAGGGGCCATCGCATTGTTTCTATCAACAAGGAAGCTGCAAAGAAAAAG gtcAAACTAAAATGGAGAAGGATGAAGATTCAGCAAGCCATTCAAGAGAGACTGAGTAGAGTCGATACAATCAAGCTTTCTGCAGATCTAAGTGGAGAAAATCCGAAAGAGACATGGGCCCAAAATAAAGAGCTCATCAGACAGCTGGAGGAGGAAATCTTGGAGCTGCGGAGGAGAAACGCTGAGCTGGAGCAGCTCTCACAGACCGAAGACGACCTCCACTTCCTGCAG aGGTTTCTACACACTGCTTCGTCTTAA
- the LOC121961992 gene encoding E3 ubiquitin-protein ligase TRIM39-like, with the protein MERQKEMERQREMERQREMERQKEMEAQKLQKAKQDRMRAELQQNIKKRVQKLAEVSSSVKACKGGLDAEWLEINNVFSEVMKVVEDARQKALQPLEERRRRVKREAQDVVQKLQKEIDKLKKTIDELNKNPDLQVCLLTGPNESQDWKNVAVDTSYSFGTLRTTTSNMMEQIQEKLEKLSSVELERIPTFAVDVKLDPMSAHQFLVVSPDGKAVRDGGKAQKVPEAPLRFDMFGSILAHNRFTTGRSYWEVEVSNKTGWDLGVAKRNVNRKGKLSLRPKNGYWVVVHFEGDKYAALTVPPTSLTLRQQPQKVGVFVDYEEGLVSFYDVTAQSHIYSFTECLFNDEIIPYFSPHLRQNEKNAHPLIISAVKKE; encoded by the exons atggagagacagaaggagatggagagacagagggagatggagagacagagggagatggagagacagaaggagatgGAGGCTCAAAAACTACAAAAG GCAAAGCAAGACAGGATGAGAGCTGAGTTACAgcaaaatattaagaaaagaGTGCAAAAGTTGGCTGAAGTCTCATCATCTGTAAAAGCCTGCAAG GGCGGCTTGGATGCTGAATGGCTGGAGATCAACAACGTGTTCTCAGAGGTGATGAAAGTCGTGGAGGACGCTCGGCAGAAAGCGCTTCAGCCTCTGGAGGAAAG GAGAAGGAGAGTGAAGAGAGAAGCACAGGATGTGGTTCAAAAGCTGCAAAAGGAAATTGACAAACTCAAAAAGACCATTGATGAGTTGAACAAAAACCCAGATCTGCAG gtcTGTCTTCTCACAGGCCCAAATGAATCCCAGGATTGGAAAAATGTCGCTGTTGACACTTCATATTCATTCGGCACACTGAGAACTACAACGTCAAACATGATGGAGCAAATCCAAGAGAAACTGGAAAAACTCTCCTCTGTTG AACTCGAAAGGATTCCCACATTTGCAG TGGATGTAAAGCTGGATCCAATGTCTGCACACCAATTCCTCGTTGTTTCTCCTGATGGGAAGGCAGTGAGAGACGGCGGAAAGGCCCAGAAAGTTCCTGAAGCTCCATTAAGATTTGACATGTTCGGCAGCATCCTGGCGCACAACAGGTTCACGACTGGGAGGTCATACTGGGAGGTGGAGGTCAGCAACAAGACAGGGTGGGATCTGGGTGTAGCAAAACGCAACGTCAACCGCAAGGGGAAACTGTCGCTGAGGCCAAAAAATGGCTACTGGGTCGTCGTTCATTTTGAAGGTGATAAGTACGCAGCCCTGACCGTTCCACCCACCAGCCTCACCCTGAGGCAGCAACCTCAGAAAGTCGGGGTGTTTGTTGACTATGAGGAAGGTCTCGTGTCCTTCTACGATGTGACGGCTCAATCTCACATCTACTCATTTACGGAGTGTTTGTTCAATGATGAGATCATCCCATATTTCAGCCCACATCTtagacaaaatgagaaaaacgcTCATCCTCTGATTatctctgctgtgaaaaaggagTAG
- the LOC121962357 gene encoding E3 ubiquitin-protein ligase TRIM39-like: protein MSSFGVLASMTEDHFQCPICLKVFSDPVTTPCGHNFCKTCLSEHWDQSELCSCPVCHKRFHMRPEISTNAVIEEISAQIKKRRVETPEIADAPWQVKCDVCAEIKFKALKSCLVCLTSYCEAHLEPHQRVPSLMRHKLVDPVENLEERMCEKHERILELFCRDEQVCICLLCSETDHKNHETVPVEEEGAQQRENIESKMAKIKLMIDDRMEKIKEFTDCSEMSKEKANKEIADGDKLFNTLMNHIQVAQSKVKLNIENKLQKSQEKDKAMIEELQEEVAQLQRKHSELEELSKSDDYLQLLQTLQALSTMSDTKDWSKISVYSDLYVQTLRRAMTHLVHTMQLELKTLTDTELTRMKQYKESVTFDSATAGTYLVVSEFGKRLKCNKTPNPSSSSADPERFNCSIVLGTKGFTSGRHYWEVQVGLRNDWDVGVAKESVTRKGEITVKKENGYFAIGKTGFDYEVHCKPYTTLHLCPRPRYVGVYLDYNEGRVSFYDVDRKVHIHSFTRESFTEKLFPYFYLYSKAKKSEPLLIRSMHDEGYYLSLIRSLKGAKEQQNSTK from the exons ATGTCATCATTCGGTGTTCTTGCTTCAATGACGGAGGATCATTTCCAGTGTCCAATCTGTCTGAAAGTCTTCAGCGACCCGGTCACCACACCTTGTGGTCACAACTTTTGCAAGACTTGCCTCAGCGAGCACTGGGACCAGAGTGAATTATGCAGCTGCCCGGTGTGTCATAAAAGATTCCACATGAGGCCTGAGATCTCCACAAACGCGGTCATCGAGGAAATATCAGCCCAAATTAAAAAGAGGAGAGTCGAAACACCTGAAATCGCTGATGCACCGTGGCAGGTGAAGTGTGATGTGTGCGCAGAGATAAAATTCAAGGCCCTCAAATCCTGCCTGGTGTGTCTGACGTCGTACTGCGAAGCCCACCTGGAGCCTCACCAGAGAGTTCCCTCCCTGATGAGACACAAGCTGGTGGACCCGGTGGAGAACCTGGAGGAGAGGATGTGTGAGAAGCATGAGAGGATCCTCGAGCTGTTCTGCAGGGATGAGCAGGTGTGCATCTGTCTGCTGTGCAGCGAGACCGACCACAAAAACCATGAGACAGTGCCGGTTGAAGAAGAAGGGGCTCAGCAGAGA gaaaacattGAGTCCAAGATGGCAAAGATCAAACTGATGATTGATGACCGAATGGAAAAGATAAAGGAATTCACAGACTGCTCTGAAATGAGCAAA gaaaaagcaaataaagagATTGCAGACGGTGATAAGCTCTTCAACACTCTGATGAATCACATACAAGTGGCGCAATCTAAGGTGAAATTAAACATTGAGAATAAGCTCCAAAAATCCCAAGAGAAAGACAAAGCGATGAttgaagagctgcaggaggaggtggcCCAGCTGCAGAGGAAGCACTCTGAGCTGGAGGAGCTTTCAAAAAGTGACGATTACCTTCAGCTTCTGCAG ACTCTGCAGGCTCTGAGCACCATGTCAGACACCAAGGACTGGTCTAAGATCAGCGTTTACTCAGACCTGTACGTGCAGACGCTGAGGAGGGCCATGACTCATCTTGTGCACACTATGCAATTAGAACTGAAAACTCTGACGGACACAG AACTGACCAGGATGAAACAATACAAAG AGTCAGTCACCTTTGACTCAGCCACAGCTGGTACCTACCTTGTGGTTTCTGAATTTGGGAAACGGTTGAAGTGCAACAAAACTCCAAACCCCTCGTCATCATCTGCTGACCCAGAGAGGTTCAACTGTTCCATAGTTTTAGGGACGAAGGGCTTCACCTCCGGACGTCACTACTGGGAAGTCCAAGTGGGCCTGAGAAATGACTGGGATGTTGGTGTTGCCAAGGAGTCAGTAACCAGAAAAGGAGAGATCactgtaaagaaagaaaatggttaCTTCGCCATAGGAAAGACTGGTTTTGATTATGAAGTCCACTGTAAACCCTACACAACCCTTCACCTGTGTCCAAGGCCAAGATATGTGGGAGTGTATTTGGACTACAATGAAGGCAGAGTGTCTTTCTATGATGTTGACAGGAAGGTGCACATTCACTCCTTCACTCGAGAGTCTTTCACGGAGAAACTGTTCCCGTACTTCTATCTGTACAGCAAGGCCAAAAAATCAGAGCCCTTGCTTATTAGATCTATGCATGATGAAGGATACTACCTTTCTCTCATTCGCTCTCTGAAAGGAGCAAAAGAGCAGCAGAACAGTACGAAGTAG